In Chaetodon trifascialis isolate fChaTrf1 chromosome 6, fChaTrf1.hap1, whole genome shotgun sequence, one DNA window encodes the following:
- the seta gene encoding SET nuclear proto-oncogene a: MSASAAKVSKKELNSNHDGADETSEKEQQEAIEHIDEVQNEIDRLNEQASEEILKVEQKYNKLRQPFFQKRSELIAKIPNFWVTTFVNHPQVSALLGEEDEEALHYLSRVEVTEFEDIKSGYRIDFYFDENPYFENKVLSKEFHLNESGDPSSKSTEIKWKSGKDLTKRSSQTQNKAGRKRQHEEPESFFTWFTDHADAGADELGEVIKDDIWPNPLQYYLVPDMDDEEGEGEDDEEDEEGLEDIDEEGDEDGEEDEEDDGEDGEDDEGEDD, encoded by the exons ATGTCGGCCTCGGCGGCAAAAGTGAGTAAAAAGGAGCTGAACTCGAACCATGACGGAGCGGACGAAACCTCCG agaaagagcagcaaGAAGCTATTGAACACATTGACGAAGTTCAAAATGAAATTGACAG GTTGAATGAGCAAGCCAGtgaggagatcctcaaagtaGAACAGAAATACAACAAACTCCGTCAGCCATTCTTTCAGAAGAGGTCAGAACTGATCGCCAAAATCCCCAACTTCTGGGTCACCACGTTTGTCAACCATCCACAAG TATCTGCCCTACTgggggaggaggatgaagaagcaCTTCATTACCTGAGCCGAGTGGAGGTGACTGAGTTTGAAGACATCAAGTCAGGCTACAGAATAGATTTT TATTTCGACGAAAATCCGTACTTCGAAAACAAAGTACTTTCCAAAGAGTTCCATTTGAATGAGAGTGGAGACCCATCTTCAAAGTCAACAGAAATCAAATGGAAATCAGGAAAG GACCTGACCAAGCGCTCCAGTCAGACACAGAACAAAGCAGGAAGGAAGAGGCAACATGAAGAGCCAGAGAGCTTCTTCACTTGGTTCACTGATCACGCTGATGCCGGTGCTGATGAGCTTGGGGAGGTCATCAAGGACGACATCTGGCCAAACCCTCTGCAGTACTACCTG GTTCCGGACATGGATGATGAAGAGGGTGAAGGTGAGGATGacgaagaggacgaggagggtCTGGAGGACATagatgaggagggagatgaagatggagaagaggatgaagaggatgatggagaagatggagag GATGATGAGGGAGAAGACGACTAA
- the LOC139332625 gene encoding outer dense fiber protein 2-like, which yields MKTRESPPPVHVHLPETTPVTLHVHMRRSPSSTPQNRTNEAQVKRTGGRPKVRTPWIPPGRLSCRRDVGSYKCQTSRMQHQSEGGGGHQHDTEELAAVSKNLSVLLGEQESTRCLMKSDSRGRHRETDVLLRALVEAEIDGVAVANQLTALKETVDSIAKDKRLSKLHTASLGRQQELLLEKIEMFYHTNHSLRELIREWSEYERESLMWSEQKDVLKRRMAESEAENIRLLAKLTNKEKEASKLAEHLDFEKDNAKTTAELSRILQSTRDHLESELNRTEAEKAHLAAQIQRMQQSHSEQQEELQALQEELQALRQRREEEKEELGRQDQETLTLLTQQAEQTEESTRQLAVKLQEMESQLAQALSTSSDWCLRHSKEAAARRQLEEEISALKFQVTELNSQLHSAEERSRTEREELRDQLHSLSAENASAKLDNQTLKGQLTSSEEKLRGLQSEARQLKSSIKKHENLVEKYKKKVQQARLESEEHCLKLEMTQKEAREVKVSLEREKEQLRRELLGRLRELETLPDRLRRTEQQLRDVQQEADVHERRNVEHNSALSEVRHKVEQQGTQLETFQQRNLLLQEENNALKEKVHNLEKRLEDMKVENRGMSQALSSTEATVQCIQQQLEEKTRECSVLSRQLQQTLDDAQRQVDSSMQRVLTKERASQSKVLDLQSQLSRAKTEQSQLQRSKEEMQRRFQSQLQNMKDRLEQSDSTNRSLQNYVHFLKTSYGNVFGDSLLAS from the exons ATGAAAACCCGAGAATCGCCGCCGCCAGTTCATGTCCATCTACCGGAGACCACACCGGTAACGCTACATGTTCACATGAGGAGGAGTCCCAGCAGCACCCCACAG aatagGACAAACGAAGCCCAGGTGAAGAGAACTGGAGGGCGACCAAAGGTGCGGACGCCGTGGATTCCTCCAGGAAGACTGTCCTGCCGAAGAGATGTGGGCTCCTACAAGTGTCAG ACAAGCAGAATGCAGCATCAGTCAGAAGGTGGAGGCGGACATCAGCATGATACAGAGGAGCTGGCGGCGGTATCGAAGAACCTCAGCGTCCTGCTCGGAGAGCAAGAAAGCACTCGCTGTTTAATGAA GTCAGACTCTAGGGGtcgacacagagagacagatgtgcTCCTGAGGGCGCTCGTGGAAGCGGAAATTGATGGCGTAGCTGTAGCGAATCAGCTGACAGCCCTGAAGGAAACCGTGGACAGCATTGCTAAG GACAAGCGGCTTTCAAAACTGCACACAGCTTCACTGGGACGGCAGCAAGAGTTGTTGTTAGAGAAGATAGAGATGTTTTACCACACAAATCACAGCCTTCGAGAGCTCATCAGAGAGTGGAGTGAATATGAG AGAGAATCGCTGATGTGGTCAGAGCAGAAAGACGTCTTAAAGAGGCGAATGGCTGAGAGTGAAGCAGAGAACATT AGACTTTTGGCCAAACTCACCAACAAGGAGAAGGAGGCGTCTAAGCTCGCTGAGCATTTGGACTTTGAAAAG GACAACGCAAAGACGACGGCAGAGCTTTCCAGAATCCTGCAGTCAACCCGCGACCATTTGGAGTCTGAGCTGAACAGAACAGAAGCTGAGAAGGCCCACCTTGCTGCTCAGATTCAg aggatgcagcagagccacagtgagcagcaggaggagctgcaggctctgcaggaggagctgcaggctctCAGGCagcggagagaggaggagaaggaggaactAGGGCGGCAGGACCAGGAGACGCTGACCCTGCTGACCCAGCAGGCCGAGCAGACTGAGGAGTCCACCAGACAGCTCGCGGTAAAGCTGCAGGAGATG gAATCCCAGTTGGCTCAAGCTCTGTCCACCTCTAGTGACTGGTGCCTGCGCCACTCTAAAGAGGCAGCTGCTAGaagacagctggaggaggagatctCTGCTCTCAAATT TCAGGTGACCGAGCTGAACTCTCAGCTTCATTCAGCGGAGGAGAGGAGTCGCACGGAGAGGGAGGAGCTCAGGGATCAGCTTCATTCACTCAGTGCTGAAAACGCCTCCGCCAAGCTGGACAACCAAACACTCAAG GGTCAGCTGACGTCATCTGAGGAGAAGCTCAGAGGTCTGCAGTCTGAGGCTCGTCAGCTGAAATCATCGATCAAAAAGCACGAAAACCTGGTGGAGAAATACAAGAAGAAG GTCCAGCAGGCTCGCCTGGAGTCGGAGGAGCACTGCCTGAAGCTGGAGATGACACAGAAGGAGGCACGggaggtgaaggtgagcctggagagagagaaggagcagctgaggagggAGCTGCTGGGCCGGCTCAGAGAGCTCGAGACGCTGCCCGACAGACTGAGGAGAACcgagcagcagctcagggacGTACAACAGGAAGCCGACGTTCACGAGAGGAGGAACGTGGAGCACAACTCGGCTCTCTCTGAAGTCAGACACAAG GTGGAACAGCAAGGCACTCAGCTGGAGACGTTTCAGCAGAGGAACCTGCTGCTACAGGAGGAGAACAACGCTCTCAAAGAGAAGGTTCACAACTTGGAGAA GAGGCTGGAGGACATGAAGGTAGAAAACAGAGGGATGTCTCAGGCTCTCTCCTCAACGGAGGCCACTGTCCAGTGTATtcaacagcagctggaggagaagaccCGCGAGTGCAGCGTTCTGTCCAGACAGCTACAACAGACTTTGGACGACGCTCAGAGACAG GTGGACAGCAGCATGCAGAGGGTTTTGACCAAAGAGAGAGCGTCTCAGTCCAAAGTCTTGGACTTGCAGAGTCAGCTGAGCAGAGCcaaaacagagcagagtcagCTACAGCGAAGCAAGGAGGAG aTGCAGCGTCGTTTCCAGAGTCAGCTGCAGAACATGAAGGACAGACTGGAGCAGTCAGACTCCACAAACCGCAGTCTGCAGAACTATGTTCATTTTCTCAAAACCTCATATGGAAATGTGTTTGGTGACTCTTTGCTTGCAAGCTGA
- the LOC139331947 gene encoding serine/threonine-protein kinase N2-like has protein sequence MLSTAQQMLQDSRSKIELIRLQIIKVTQAGSSSGGGGVGGDGGGDQESSTHGGMSPVTVSAADARLAELQHYMQRETDALVLAKDVVKQLEGISSLDQKALAEAQSRVQESSQKLDLLRLSLEKCLKENNQEPLEQPAAGVNPSDKPSSPCSARPGCPLSTSPSNFSIRPASLTGKLEVRLLGCEDLLKPLTSPEQENHLNPTEDSSPAAHRTDEPCAKISAVLRLDTRVVGRTSWAAVSRLSWDQAFCIQLERSRELEVSVFWGDRRAMCAIKFLRLEEMLDNPNHNQLRLEPQGLLHAKLRFIDAVVERQPKLRRQRCIFTKERGKNFLRAAQMNMNFATWGHLMMSILPRYSSFTTFSSSLSTTPDLVANNTPRPTEKEPQTTTPLPSEAPVIRLSITEDQPSPTSQDQGDNTSTIITAAHKASPASQENLSSINNREESEDQPVSALKMQMEDYKYISVLGRGHFGKVLLAEFKKTGKLYAIKALKKKDIVTRDEVDSLMSEKRIFEMINASRHPFLVNLHGCFQTSDHVCFVMEYLPGGDLMIHIHNNVFSEAQTRFYSACVLLGLEFLHLNRIIYRDLKLDNLLMDADGFVKITDFGLCKEGMGHGDRTSTFCGTPEFLAPEVLTDDNYTRAVDWWGMGVLIYEMLVGESPFPGEDEEEVFDSIVNDDVQYPGSLPPGAVSIIQKLLKKNPLKRLGAGERDANEVKGEKFFETIDWEGLLAKKVKPPFLPSIKESMDVSNFDSEFTRLQPILSPPSKPFSLSAEQQEAFADFDFCALHG, from the exons ATGTTGTCCACAGCTCAGCAGATGCTGCAGGATAGCCGCTCCAAGATCGAGCTGATCCGACTGCAGATTATCAAAGTCACCCaggctggcagcagcagtggcggCGGGGGCGTTGGAGGCGATGGTGGCGGCGACCAGGAGAGCTCTACACATGGAG GGATGTCTCCAGTCACTGTCAGTGCTGCGGATGCTCGTTTGGCAGAGTTGCAGCACtacatgcagagagagacagatgcgTTGGTGCTGGCCAAAGATGTGGTCAAGCAGCTGGAGGGAATCTCTTCGCTGGACCAGAAGGCGCTGGCCGAG GCTCAGTCCCGGGTGCAGGAGTCCTCCCAGAAGCTGGATCTTCTGCGGCTGTCCCTGGAGAAATGCCTAAAGGAAAACAACCAGGAGCCTCTCGAGCAGCCTGCAGCGGGGGTCAACCCTTCAGACAAACCTTCATCTCCCTGTAGCGCCAGACCTGGATGCCCCCTGTCCACCTCCCCATCCAATTTCTCTATCAGACCTGCCTCCTTAACTG GCAAACTTGAAGTCAGGCTTCTTGGATGTGAGGATTTACTAAAACCTCTGACAAGCCCAGAGCAGGAAAACCATCTGAATCCCACTGAGGACAGTTCACCAGCTGCTCACAGGACAGACGAGCCCTGTG caAAGATCAGCGCGGTGCTCAGGCTGGACACCAGAGTGGTCGGCCGGACAAGCTGGGCAGCCGTCAGCAGGCTGAGCTGGGATCAGGCGTTCTGCATTCAGCTGGAGCGG TCTCGAGAGCTGGAGGTCAGTGTCTTCTGGGGGGACCGGAGGGCAATGTGTGCAATCAAGTTCCTGCGACTGGAGGAGATGCTGGACAATCCAAACCACAACCAGTTAAGGTTGGAGCCGCAGGGCCTCCTCCATGCCAAG CTTCGATTCATTGACGCTGTTGTTGAGCGGCAGCCGAAACTGAGACGTCAGAGATGTATCTTCACTAAAGAGAGAG ggAAGAACTTCCTCCGAGCAGCCCAGATGAACATGAACTTTGCCACCTGGGGTCATCTGATGATGAGCATCCTCCCTCGCTACAGCTCCTTCACCACATTCAGCTCGTCCCTCTCTACGACCCCCGACCTCGTAGCCAACAACACCCCACGTCCAACTGAGAAGGAGCCTCAAACCACCACTCCACTGCCAAG CGAAGCTCCAGTGATCAGACTGAGTATAACTGAGGACCAGCCCTCCCCCACCAGCCAGGACCAGGGAGACAACACCTCCACTATCATCACTGCGGCACACAAAGCATCACCTGCATCACAAGAAAACCTG TCATCCATAAACAACAGAGAAGAAAGTGAAGATCAGCCTGTATCTGCTctgaa GATGCAGATGGAAGATTACAAGTATATTTCAGTGCTGGGCAGAGGACACTTTGGGAAG GTCCTGCTGGCAGAGTTTAAGAAGACAGGAAAACTGTACGCCATCAAAGCCTTGAAGAAAAAAGACATCGTGACTCGTGATGAagtggacag CCTCATGAGTGAGAAGAGGATCTTTGAGATGATCAACGCGTCTAGACATCCCTTTCTGGTGAACCTCCACGGCTGCTTCCAGACCAGTGACCATGTCTGCTTTGTCATGGAGTATTTACCAGGCGGCGACCTCATGATCCACATCCACAACAACGTCTTCTCTGAGGCTCAGACCAG GTTTTATTCAGCATGTGTCCTTCTGGGTTTAGAGTTCCTGCATCTGAATAGAATCATCTACCG AGACCTGAAGCTGGACAACCTGTTAATGGATGCCGATGGATTTGTAAAAATCACAGACTTTGGACTTTGTAAAGAAG GGATGGGTCACGGAGATCGGACCTCCACATTCTGTGGGACTCCTGAGTTTCTGGCTCCTGAGGTCCTGACAGATGACAACTACACCCGAGCAGTGGACTGGTGGGGGATGGGCGTCCTCATCTATGAGATGCTTGTGGGAGAG TCTCCGTTCCctggtgaggatgaggaggaggtgtttgACAGCATTGTCAATGATGATGTACAGTATCCAGGGTCTCTTCCTCCTGGTGCTGTCTCCATCATCCAGAAG ctgctgaagaagaatCCCCTGAAGAGGCTTGGAGCCGGAGAGAGGGACGCAAACGAGGTCAAAGGAGAGAAATTCTTTGAG ACCATCGACTGGGAAGGCCTGCTGGCCAAGAAAGTAAAACCGCCGTTCCTGCCGTCAATCAAAGAGTCCATGGATGTCAGCAACTTTGACAGCGAGTTCACTCGACTCCAGCCCATCCTGTCGCCTCCCTCCAAGCCCTTCAGCCTCTCTGccgagcagcaggaagcattcGCAGACTTCGACTTCTGCGCATTGCATGGATGA